The genomic stretch CGGGACGGGGTGCCGCTGGGCGCGGCGCAGCAGGCGGCCCCGGCGGCGAGCGCGCCGCTGGACGAGCCGGGTGCGCGCCTGCAGAACGAGCAGAACACCATTGACGTGGTCAGCCGTTTCGAGCCGGGGCTGGTGTTCATCAGCACCGAGGAGGTCGTGCCGCAGGACCCGTTCGCGATGATGTTCGGCGGCGGGCAGGAGGAGGTGCAGCGCGGCGTGGGCAGCGGCTTTTTCGTGAACGACGCGGGGGACATCCTGACGAACTACCACGTGGTGGCGGGCGAGGGTTCGGGGGGGCAGCAGCCGAAGATCACGGTGCGCGTGATGGGCCAGGAGGCCAGCGTGCCCGCCCAGGTGGTGGGGCTCGCGCCGCAGTACGATCTGGCGCTGATCCGCGCGCCGGGCCTGAAGAAGGACCTGATCCGCCCGATTCCGCTGGGGGACAGCGCCTCGCTGAAGGTGGGGCAGAAGGCGATCGCGATGGGTGCGCCGTTCGGACTGGATTTCAGCGTCACCGAGGGCATCGTGAGCAGCACCGCCCGGCAGATCCCGATCGGGTTCGGCGGGAACGGCGGGCAGGGCATCACGCAGAAGGCGATCCAGACGGACGCGGCGATCAACCCGGGCAACAGTGGCGGGCCGCTGCTGGACAGTGGTGGGCGCGTGATCGGCATCAACACGCAGATCTACTCC from Deinococcus soli (ex Cha et al. 2016) encodes the following:
- a CDS encoding S1C family serine protease, coding for MKGKGVGVLLVLVGLGLGATVLRDGVPLGAAQQAAPAASAPLDEPGARLQNEQNTIDVVSRFEPGLVFISTEEVVPQDPFAMMFGGGQEEVQRGVGSGFFVNDAGDILTNYHVVAGEGSGGQQPKITVRVMGQEASVPAQVVGLAPQYDLALIRAPGLKKDLIRPIPLGDSASLKVGQKAIAMGAPFGLDFSVTEGIVSSTARQIPIGFGGNGGQGITQKAIQTDAAINPGNSGGPLLDSGGRVIGINTQIYSPAGQGGGVGQSAGVGFAIPIDTARNLLPRLQAAQGGTVNAPDIGIRGGLAVQTRQGPLPVGLSVLSSAGKRQLGLPDQGLVVGQVVPGTPAARAGLRAGTERQQFRGGVILLGGDVVTRADGEPVDALEDLQAALIDKKEGETVTLTVVRGEATREVRLTLDASSFTVRTGQ